Genomic segment of Myxococcus stipitatus:
GAGGAGTCCGCCTCCGTGGCGAGCTGACCGGGCTGATAGTGTCGGGCGGTGGACTCGTAGTTGTCGTACACGCCGTTGATGAGGTTTCGCAGCATCTCCTTGTGCTGCTCCTCCATCAACTCGCGGACGACCTCCGCCAGGCTCTCCGCGTTGAGGATGTCCGAGTAGGACGTCTTCTTCGACGCGAGGATGTTCCCGCCCACGAACAGGTGGGTGATGATGTGGGGATTGTTGACGCCCGAGTCCTCGGTCTGGACGTGGTAGACCTTCCCCTTGTGCTTGATGTTGTGGTTGAAGCCGGTGACGGCCTTCTCGAAGGTTTTCGTCATTGCCGAGTGGGCGGACCGTACCAGTCGCTTCCCCACGACACAAGGTAAGCGTCAACCCCGCATGTCCCGCCATGGCGCCTGGCCGCCTGGGACCCACGCAATTCTTGCGGCCGCCGCCCGTCCGCCCCGTCGCCGACCTCCAGTGCGACTACGAACTTCCGGTCCGTTGAAAAGCCGAAAGCGACTGGGGTACGTACAGGGCTGCGGGTGCGTTGATCAACGGCGCCAACGTCCAGGACTCCACGGATGAAGAAGACGAACGAGATCAAGACCCAGGTTCGCCTCCAGGACGCGCAAGCCCTGGCGGACGGCTATTCCCCCGCGATTCGCGCCATGGAGATTGGCGCCATCGTCAGCTTCATGGCGCTGGAGCTGTTCCTGGTGTACCGGCTGTACGCCAATCCACACGGCGGGCCGTGGCTCCTGCTGAGCGCGGTGCTCCTGGGCTACCTGGCCGCGGACTTCGTCTCCGGCTTCGTCCACTGGATGGGCGACACGTGGGGCTCCACGAACATGCCCATCCTGGGCAAGGCCCTCATCCGCCCCTTCCGCGAGCACCACGTCGACGAGAAGGCCATCACCCGCCACGACTTCGTGGAGACCAACGGCAACAACTGCCTCATCTCCCTGCCCGTGGCCGTGGCCGCCGTCTCCATGCCGCTGAGCAACTCCGGCTGGGTGTTCTGCGCCAGCTTCCTGGGCGCGATGATTTTCTGGGTGATGGCGACCAACCAGTTCCACAAGTGGTCGCACATGGACACGCCGCCGGCGCTCATCGGCTTCCTGCAGCGCATCCACCTCATCCTGCCCCCGGCGCACCACCGCATCCACCACACCGCGCCGTTCAACAAGTACTACTGCATCACCGTGGGCTGGCTGAACTGGCCGCTCAACGCCGTGAGCTTCTTCCCGCAGATGGAGCGGCTGGTCACCCGCGTCACCGGCCTGGTGCCGCGCGAGGACGACATCGGGGATGAGGCAGCGCGTGCGCTGGTGGAGGTCCAGGGCGCGACCCAAGCCCCCGTCGTCCAGGCGGCCAAGGAGCTGCTCACCAAGGCCACCACCGAGGACACCGCGCCGGCGCCCGCACCCACGCGCCCGTCCTGAGCGCCGAGCGCGGGCACCCGCCGCGTCAGAACTTCAGGTCCACCTGCTCCGCGCTCGCGATGGGCCGGCCCAGGAACCGGGCGCCCACCTCGGTGAAGCGCTCCGGCACGTCCGTGACGAAGTACGTGTGAGACGGCATGCTCGTCGCGGGCGCCAGCAGCTCCATGCCCTCCAGCAGCGCCACCACGGCCTGCGCGGTGGCCTCCGCCGAGTCCACCAGCGCGACCCGCGGCCCCACCACCTCCTGGATGACGCCCTTGAGCAGCGGGTAGTGCGTGCACCCGAGCACCAGGGTGTCCACGCCGTCGCGAGCGAACTCGCCCAGGTACTCGCGCGCCGTCAGCATGGGCACGTCTCCGGTGGTCCACCCCTCCTCCGCCAGCGGCACGAAGAGCGGACACGCGCGGGCCTTCACCCTCAC
This window contains:
- the carF gene encoding plasmanylethanolamine desaturase produces the protein MKKTNEIKTQVRLQDAQALADGYSPAIRAMEIGAIVSFMALELFLVYRLYANPHGGPWLLLSAVLLGYLAADFVSGFVHWMGDTWGSTNMPILGKALIRPFREHHVDEKAITRHDFVETNGNNCLISLPVAVAAVSMPLSNSGWVFCASFLGAMIFWVMATNQFHKWSHMDTPPALIGFLQRIHLILPPAHHRIHHTAPFNKYYCITVGWLNWPLNAVSFFPQMERLVTRVTGLVPREDDIGDEAARALVEVQGATQAPVVQAAKELLTKATTEDTAPAPAPTRPS